In Mangrovivirga cuniculi, the following proteins share a genomic window:
- a CDS encoding TonB-dependent receptor produces the protein MNQFYKSLTYLLFILVSTSAFAQGLTTSSISGEVYDMMAEPLPGASVIAIHEPTGTKYGVATLPDGSFKIPNMKVGGPYNITVSFVGFIPETLQLEKLQLGENFSFTIALMEESTNLGEVEVVASRNDDAEQTGAATYVKGEQLRELPSIARSQQDFTRLTPQSDGLSFGGRNNLYNNFSLDGSVFNNSFGLDVPTPGGQTGAQPVSLDAIDQIQVSLAPFDVRQGGFTGAGINAVTRSGTNEISASVYHFFRNENFVGDQVSGTSVPNLDFKTNTSGFRVGGPIIKNKLFFFVNGEIERRNELATGFVASTSENQGDPNAATVSESDIIAVQQHLRNNWGYDPGAYQGYFHETYNDKILLKLDWNINDKNNFSIRYNYLKSWKDILPHPEALGGRSPEPFRLAFENSSYRIHNNINSIIAELNTQFSNKLFNKLVVGYSAFRDYREPKSAPFPTIDILNDRGQVSIYAGSEFFSTENVLNQDVFQINDNLTFIRDKHMITVGTNFEYFAFENSFNLFYYPWVTAFSVQDFLNDDFVYFAGDPNAQTGDFNQDVIESNKNPLNITNFEVAQWALYVQDEISVSNKLNLTAGLRVDIPLYFSDVNGDPRVDNYDGWVDENGNPASFNASQWPDSKLLWSPRLGFNYKPLETDKIVIRGGTGIFTGRIPFVWLGNQAANARFLPGYTFQVNATAEDFRFPQVWKTNIAVDYKTDNNWEFTGELLYGKDVNAVVHRNYNMNVPTDRLSGTGDERLIFTDFSDVNIYSADPDSETFLDAGAILLDNTSKGYQFNVTGQVRKAFDNGLNFMAAYTYLDSRDLTSIPAEIAADAFQRNVVAGNPNNPDYSWSRYGLEHRFIASLNYGKTYANDKFRTSIGMFYEIGSGGRYNMVYATAPDATASINGDNITFNDLIYIPANQNDINFGTVDATGVGIEAANAAEQWAALDAYISGNDYLDSRRGDYFERNGGQLPWFAQLDIKILQDFNFLANGKTNTIQLSVDILNFGNMINSDWGVRQILQTNAPITYTGTDNNNVPYFNFDPDLQNNYNDNVSLISKWQMQLGVRYIFN, from the coding sequence ATGAATCAGTTTTACAAATCACTGACCTATTTGCTGTTTATATTAGTTAGTACCTCTGCTTTTGCACAGGGATTAACTACTTCAAGCATTAGTGGTGAGGTCTATGATATGATGGCAGAACCATTGCCGGGTGCCTCAGTCATAGCTATTCATGAACCTACAGGTACCAAATATGGTGTAGCGACATTGCCAGATGGATCTTTCAAAATTCCTAACATGAAAGTTGGAGGACCATATAATATTACTGTTAGTTTCGTGGGATTTATTCCTGAAACGCTTCAATTAGAAAAACTTCAACTAGGTGAAAACTTTTCATTTACTATTGCACTGATGGAAGAGTCTACTAACCTGGGAGAAGTAGAAGTTGTTGCTTCCAGAAATGACGATGCTGAGCAAACAGGAGCAGCTACCTACGTAAAAGGTGAGCAATTACGAGAACTCCCTTCAATTGCCAGAAGTCAGCAAGATTTCACCCGGTTAACACCACAATCTGATGGTCTTAGTTTTGGGGGAAGAAATAATTTGTATAATAACTTTTCATTAGACGGATCAGTATTTAACAACTCTTTTGGACTTGACGTACCTACTCCTGGTGGACAAACAGGGGCCCAGCCGGTATCATTAGATGCTATTGATCAGATCCAGGTTTCTCTTGCTCCTTTCGACGTAAGACAAGGTGGTTTTACTGGTGCGGGTATAAATGCTGTTACGAGATCGGGAACGAATGAAATCTCTGCTTCAGTTTATCACTTTTTCAGAAATGAAAATTTTGTAGGAGACCAGGTTTCCGGAACTAGTGTACCAAACCTTGATTTTAAAACAAATACTTCCGGATTCAGAGTTGGTGGCCCAATTATTAAGAATAAGTTATTTTTCTTTGTCAATGGAGAAATTGAAAGAAGAAATGAGCTTGCAACCGGTTTTGTAGCAAGTACTTCTGAAAACCAGGGAGATCCAAACGCAGCAACTGTTAGTGAATCAGATATAATAGCTGTACAACAACATTTAAGAAATAATTGGGGGTATGACCCGGGAGCATACCAGGGGTATTTTCACGAAACATATAATGATAAGATCCTCTTAAAGCTGGATTGGAATATTAATGATAAAAATAACTTTTCAATTCGTTATAATTACCTGAAGAGTTGGAAAGATATACTTCCTCACCCGGAAGCACTTGGTGGAAGATCTCCGGAGCCTTTCAGACTTGCATTTGAGAATTCTTCTTATAGAATTCATAACAATATCAATAGTATAATTGCAGAATTAAATACCCAGTTCTCTAATAAACTATTTAATAAGCTTGTAGTTGGATACTCAGCCTTCAGAGATTACAGGGAGCCTAAATCAGCACCATTCCCTACTATCGACATACTAAATGATCGTGGACAGGTGTCAATATATGCCGGGTCTGAATTCTTTTCAACTGAAAATGTCCTGAACCAGGATGTATTTCAGATTAATGATAACCTGACATTTATCAGGGACAAACATATGATTACGGTTGGTACAAACTTCGAATATTTTGCCTTTGAAAATAGCTTTAACCTGTTTTATTATCCCTGGGTGACTGCTTTCTCTGTTCAGGACTTTTTGAATGATGATTTCGTTTATTTCGCTGGTGATCCGAATGCTCAGACAGGAGATTTTAACCAGGATGTAATCGAGTCTAATAAAAACCCACTAAATATTACCAATTTTGAGGTAGCTCAATGGGCTCTTTACGTTCAGGATGAAATTTCAGTAAGTAACAAGCTAAATCTTACAGCAGGATTGAGAGTTGATATTCCACTTTATTTCTCAGATGTCAATGGAGATCCAAGAGTTGATAATTACGATGGTTGGGTTGATGAAAATGGAAATCCTGCTAGTTTCAATGCATCTCAATGGCCGGACTCAAAATTACTTTGGTCTCCAAGACTAGGATTTAACTATAAGCCACTGGAAACAGATAAAATAGTAATACGAGGTGGTACCGGAATATTTACCGGTAGAATTCCTTTTGTATGGTTAGGAAACCAGGCTGCCAATGCCAGATTCCTTCCAGGATACACTTTCCAGGTAAATGCAACTGCTGAAGACTTTAGATTCCCTCAGGTATGGAAAACTAATATAGCTGTTGATTATAAAACTGATAATAATTGGGAGTTTACAGGAGAATTACTTTACGGTAAAGATGTAAATGCAGTAGTTCATAGAAACTATAACATGAATGTTCCAACGGATAGATTATCAGGAACTGGAGATGAAAGGCTGATCTTTACAGACTTTAGTGATGTGAATATTTATAGTGCAGATCCTGATTCAGAAACATTCCTTGACGCGGGAGCAATACTTTTAGATAATACTAGTAAAGGATATCAGTTTAATGTAACCGGTCAGGTGAGAAAAGCATTTGATAACGGATTAAACTTTATGGCTGCCTATACATATCTTGATTCAAGAGATTTGACTTCTATTCCTGCTGAGATTGCTGCAGATGCTTTCCAGAGAAATGTTGTGGCTGGGAACCCAAATAATCCGGATTACAGCTGGTCTCGTTATGGATTGGAGCATCGATTCATTGCTTCGCTAAATTATGGTAAAACATATGCAAACGACAAGTTCAGAACTTCAATCGGAATGTTTTATGAGATTGGTTCAGGAGGACGTTATAATATGGTTTATGCCACTGCTCCTGATGCAACAGCTAGTATAAATGGTGATAATATTACTTTCAATGACTTAATTTATATCCCTGCTAATCAAAACGATATAAACTTCGGTACTGTAGATGCTACCGGTGTAGGAATTGAAGCTGCAAATGCCGCTGAGCAATGGGCTGCATTAGATGCTTACATTTCAGGAAATGATTATCTGGATAGTCGAAGAGGAGATTATTTTGAAAGAAATGGTGGACAATTACCATGGTTCGCTCAATTGGATATAAAAATTCTTCAGGATTTTAATTTCTTAGCGAATGGTAAGACTAACACCATCCAGTTATCAGTTGATATTCTGAATTTTGGTAATATGATTAACAGTGACTGGGGTGTAAGACAGATTCTTCAAACTAATGCTCCGATCACTTATACAGGTACTGATAACAATAATGTTCCTTATTTCAACTTTGATCCTGATTTGCAGAATAATTACAACGATAATGTATCATTGATCTCTAAATGGCAAATGCAGCTTGGAGTGAGATATATATTTAATTAA
- a CDS encoding TonB-dependent receptor plug domain-containing protein, which produces MVVRANPFQKLESTPLSIQRLSREEIAAYPGGNNDIAKVVQSLPGVSGSIAGFRNDVIIRGGAPNENVYYLDGIEIPNINHFSTQGSAGGPVGLLNVSFFEG; this is translated from the coding sequence GTGGTAGTCAGAGCTAATCCATTTCAAAAACTGGAGTCAACTCCTTTATCAATTCAAAGACTTTCAAGAGAAGAAATTGCTGCCTATCCCGGTGGAAATAACGATATAGCTAAAGTCGTCCAGTCATTACCGGGAGTTTCGGGAAGCATAGCGGGATTTAGAAATGATGTTATCATCAGGGGAGGAGCACCCAATGAGAATGTATATTATCTTGATGGCATTGAAATCCCCAACATCAATCACTTTTCTACACAAGGAAGTGCAGGTGGACCTGTTGGATTATTAAATGTTTCGTTTTTTGAAGGGTAA
- a CDS encoding carboxypeptidase-like regulatory domain-containing protein, producing the protein MEINKKALVFFLCITLHFFSTIEVLSQQKGEIGGRVIDAKSGEPLIGVSVILEGTSKGAVTDINGYYLIKTLIQSRITLRHHLLVMRKQ; encoded by the coding sequence ATGGAGATAAATAAAAAGGCCTTAGTTTTTTTCCTGTGTATTACATTACATTTTTTTTCAACTATTGAGGTGCTGTCTCAGCAAAAAGGAGAAATAGGTGGAAGGGTAATTGATGCAAAATCCGGAGAACCTCTGATAGGGGTGTCAGTAATTCTGGAAGGAACTTCTAAAGGTGCTGTAACAGATATAAATGGTTATTATTTAATAAAAACATTGATCCAAAGTCGTATAACATTAAGGCATCATTTGTTGGTTATGAGGAAGCAATAA